From Candidatus Sphingomonas colombiensis, one genomic window encodes:
- a CDS encoding PaaI family thioesterase, translated as MKLPPYAALLEATLEHDEDGAPVMVMPFHPGVLGRPGFLQGGAISGLLEVAAIAALRHALANEGGGRIKPINVTVDFMRGGRDRETRAAGRITRLGNRVANVDAFAWQDDRSRPIATARMNYLIERD; from the coding sequence ATGAAGCTCCCCCCGTATGCCGCGTTGCTGGAGGCGACGCTGGAGCATGACGAAGACGGCGCGCCGGTAATGGTGATGCCGTTCCACCCTGGCGTGCTGGGTCGCCCCGGCTTCCTTCAAGGGGGCGCGATCTCCGGATTGCTGGAGGTGGCCGCGATAGCGGCGCTCCGTCACGCGCTGGCAAACGAGGGCGGCGGCCGGATCAAGCCAATCAACGTGACGGTCGATTTCATGCGCGGTGGGCGCGATCGCGAAACCCGCGCTGCGGGGCGGATCACGCGGCTCGGCAACCGCGTCGCCAATGTCGATGCCTTCGCTTGGCAGGATGATCGCAGCCGCCCGATCGCAACGGCGCGGATGAACTACCTGATCGAACGCGATTGA
- a CDS encoding SDR family oxidoreductase, whose translation MSLNNLFSLEGRIALVTGGSRGIGKIIAKAFIEQGAKVYISSRKAAACDETAAELGPNCIALPADVSTVAGCKELADALMAREERLDILVNNAGVAWGAPFEEFPESGWDKVMNLNVKSPFFLTQMLHDHLKRDASHDHPSKVINITSIDGLRLNPWETYSYHASKSALIYLTKRMAARLVKDGIIVTSLAPGAFASEMNRAARDHGDEVARGIPMRRIGNFDDMAGAAIFLASRASDYVVGDTLVVDGGLVNAALGTSIDA comes from the coding sequence ATGAGCCTGAATAATCTTTTCAGCCTGGAGGGGCGCATCGCGCTGGTCACCGGCGGATCGCGCGGGATCGGCAAGATCATCGCCAAGGCTTTCATCGAGCAGGGCGCGAAGGTCTATATCTCGTCGCGCAAGGCCGCTGCCTGCGACGAAACCGCCGCCGAGCTTGGCCCGAACTGCATCGCGCTGCCCGCAGACGTCTCCACCGTGGCGGGGTGCAAGGAACTGGCCGACGCGCTGATGGCCCGCGAGGAGCGGCTCGATATCCTCGTCAACAATGCCGGCGTGGCATGGGGCGCTCCGTTCGAGGAATTCCCGGAAAGCGGTTGGGACAAGGTGATGAATCTCAACGTAAAGTCCCCCTTCTTCCTCACGCAGATGCTGCACGACCATCTGAAGCGCGATGCCAGCCACGATCACCCGTCAAAGGTGATCAACATCACCTCCATCGACGGTCTCCGGCTCAATCCGTGGGAAACGTACAGCTATCACGCCTCCAAATCGGCGCTGATCTATCTCACCAAGCGGATGGCAGCGCGGCTGGTGAAGGACGGCATCATCGTCACCAGCCTCGCCCCCGGCGCTTTCGCCAGTGAGATGAACCGCGCCGCGCGCGATCATGGCGATGAGGTGGCCAGGGGCATCCCGATGCGCCGCATCGGCAATTTCGACGACATGGCCGGCGCGGCGATCTTCCTCGCCAGCCGCGCGTCGGATTATGTCGTGGGCGATACTTTGGTAGTCGACGGCGGCCTGGTCAACGCGGCGCTCGGCACCAGCATCGACGCCTGA
- a CDS encoding pyridoxal-dependent decarboxylase produces MPEAIRASGSRSMNQPLPLIGTPWPELRARMGEMGGGDVKWRDGRAAVYVFNAGAEIEQVQKEAYALFMSENGLGPSAFPSLAGMERAVVGYGLALLNAPSDAAGNITSGGTDSISMALKAARDFARKEKGLSGPLNIVLPRSAHPAFDKAAAMMEIEVRRTPLKKLLADPAAMDAAADSATIMIVGSAPCFPYGMIDPIAALSDLAVARGLWLHVDACVGGYIAPFVRMNGVEIPPFDFSLPGVLSISADLHKYGYCAKGASTVFFRNEALRQFMVFNCNDWPGGAMITPTLAGTRPGGAIAAAWAVMNFLGVDGYRALHAKVTDARGRIQRGVEALGYRVLGEPQLGLIAFTQDGLNLAAAWGHLHACGWFTSVTTDPPGLHLMLSPIHARVAEQYLADLATAPTEGASPGAPAPRYAG; encoded by the coding sequence ATGCCGGAAGCGATTCGAGCGAGCGGGAGTAGGAGCATGAATCAGCCATTGCCCCTGATCGGAACTCCATGGCCCGAACTCCGCGCGCGCATGGGGGAGATGGGCGGCGGCGATGTGAAATGGCGGGACGGCCGTGCCGCCGTCTATGTGTTCAATGCCGGGGCCGAGATCGAACAGGTGCAGAAAGAGGCCTATGCCCTCTTCATGTCGGAGAACGGGCTTGGACCGTCCGCTTTCCCGAGCCTTGCCGGGATGGAGCGCGCGGTGGTCGGATACGGGCTGGCGCTGCTTAACGCGCCGTCGGATGCGGCGGGCAACATAACTTCGGGCGGCACCGATTCGATCTCGATGGCGCTGAAAGCCGCGCGCGATTTCGCCCGCAAGGAAAAGGGGCTGTCCGGTCCGCTCAACATCGTCCTGCCGCGCTCGGCGCATCCCGCGTTCGACAAGGCGGCCGCGATGATGGAGATCGAGGTGCGGCGCACGCCGTTGAAGAAGCTGCTGGCCGATCCCGCTGCGATGGACGCGGCGGCCGATAGCGCGACGATCATGATTGTCGGGTCCGCGCCCTGTTTCCCTTACGGAATGATCGACCCGATCGCGGCGTTGAGTGATCTCGCCGTCGCGCGCGGTTTGTGGCTGCATGTGGATGCTTGCGTAGGTGGTTATATTGCGCCGTTCGTCCGCATGAATGGCGTTGAAATTCCACCGTTCGATTTCTCGCTGCCGGGTGTGCTGTCGATATCGGCTGATCTGCACAAATACGGTTATTGCGCGAAGGGCGCCTCGACAGTGTTCTTCCGCAACGAGGCGCTACGGCAATTCATGGTGTTCAACTGCAACGACTGGCCCGGCGGCGCGATGATCACGCCGACGCTGGCCGGCACGCGACCCGGTGGCGCGATCGCCGCGGCGTGGGCGGTGATGAATTTCCTTGGTGTCGACGGCTATCGCGCGCTCCACGCGAAGGTCACTGATGCGCGAGGGCGGATTCAGCGAGGTGTCGAGGCGCTTGGCTACCGCGTTCTTGGCGAGCCGCAGCTCGGGTTAATCGCCTTTACGCAGGACGGATTGAATCTGGCAGCGGCCTGGGGGCATCTCCACGCGTGCGGCTGGTTCACCAGTGTCACGACCGATCCTCCGGGCTTGCATCTCATGCTGTCGCCGATTCACGCGCGGGTGGCCGAGCAATATCTCGCCGATCTCGCCACGGCGCCGACCGAGGGGGCTTCGCCGGGAGCGCCGGCGCCGCGTTACGCGGGTTAG
- a CDS encoding Rrf2 family transcriptional regulator yields MLTQRSRYALRAMLFLAEAPAASPPIPMNRIAAEANVPRKFLELILADLRDAGLLHSHRGKMGGYRLSRASHLISLGDIIRVIEGPLALVPCVSRTAYRACKDCKSEADCAIRHAMMRVRDETARILDGTSLADATAEDLVAA; encoded by the coding sequence ATGTTGACGCAGCGTTCCCGCTACGCGCTACGCGCGATGCTTTTCCTGGCCGAAGCGCCCGCCGCCAGCCCGCCGATCCCGATGAACCGCATCGCGGCGGAGGCGAATGTGCCGCGCAAGTTTCTCGAGCTGATCCTGGCGGATCTGCGCGACGCCGGGCTGCTCCATAGCCATCGCGGCAAGATGGGCGGCTATCGCCTCTCACGCGCCAGCCATCTGATTTCGCTGGGTGACATCATCCGAGTGATCGAGGGCCCGCTAGCGCTGGTGCCGTGCGTCAGCCGCACCGCCTATCGCGCGTGCAAGGATTGCAAGAGCGAGGCGGATTGCGCGATCCGCCACGCGATGATGCGCGTGCGCGACGAAACCGCCCGCATTCTGGATGGCACCAGCCTGGCCGATGCTACGGCGGAGGATCTGGTCGCCGCCTGA
- a CDS encoding PaaI family thioesterase — MNFDPAKMALEMIENRNFSGHAGRLGTRFHAIGDDWIELAMPYSEELIGDEESGVIASGPIIAMMDVATSLAVWQRIGTFAPHATLDLRIDYLRPARPGHTVIGRAECLRVARSISFTRGIAHDGDIDDPIAHVAATFMVPSGSYPRTGR, encoded by the coding sequence ATGAACTTCGATCCCGCAAAAATGGCGCTCGAGATGATCGAGAATCGCAATTTCAGCGGCCATGCCGGTCGGCTGGGCACCCGCTTCCACGCGATCGGGGACGATTGGATCGAACTGGCGATGCCGTATTCCGAGGAACTGATCGGCGATGAGGAAAGCGGCGTGATCGCTTCCGGGCCCATCATCGCGATGATGGATGTTGCGACCAGCCTCGCCGTGTGGCAGCGCATCGGAACGTTCGCGCCGCATGCCACGCTCGATCTGCGCATCGATTATCTCCGTCCCGCGCGACCGGGACATACGGTGATCGGCCGAGCCGAATGCCTGCGTGTCGCGCGCTCGATATCCTTCACGCGCGGGATCGCGCACGATGGCGACATCGACGATCCGATCGCGCATGTCGCCGCGACCTTCATGGTGCCGAGCGGCAGCTATCCGAGGACCGGCCGATGA
- the hrpB gene encoding ATP-dependent helicase HrpB has protein sequence MTLDLPINAVLPDLLAVLRTRSGAVLVAPPGAGKTTAVAPALIAEPWCTGEILLLSPRRLAARAAAERMAVLAGEPVGQTYGYATRLDSKRSAKTRVTVVTEGIFVARIQSDPELAGISAVLFDEVHERSLDGDFGLALAIDAQAGLRPDLRLVAMSATLDGARFARLLGDAPVIESEGRSWPLELRYLARGGETRIEDAVAGAVRQALRETTDGVLAFLPGVAEIERTAERLEGVAGVTLHKLHGSLDPAAQRAAIRAEPDGARKLVLATSIAETSLTLDGIGVVVDSGLARRPRYDRAAGMTRLVTERASQAAVTQRAGRAARQRPGVAYRLWEEAATAGLPRFDPPEILEADLSALILASAIWGVADPRDLAWIDPPPEAAVTEARARLATLEAVDGDGRPTAHGRAIAALPMPPRLAHMLARAGEMGLGSTAAEVAVLLGERGLGGNDADLELRLRRWRGDRSRKAEAARNLATRWAKLVGGKGRGDGIATCIALAFPDRVARRRDASGERWASAGGRGFKLDPTSPLARNEWLAVAETQGMAAGARILSAAAIDAEEVETLFADRIETWHTAEFDPATGAVRPLRERRLGAVRLSSGPDSNASPAAIADALVEGVRRHGVDLLPWSEGARALRVRADYAGVALDDATLVERLDEWLPAVIEGRRRLDAIPPGALTDAIRNLLSWDDLQRIERVAPGHFTSPAGSTHAIDYGAEGGPRVELRVQALFGLAEHPVVGEGRVPLVLSLTSPAGRPIQTTRDLPGFWAGSWAAVAKEMRGRYPRHPWPDDPANANATLRTKNADARRGHSS, from the coding sequence GTGACGCTTGACCTTCCGATCAATGCCGTGCTGCCCGATCTGCTCGCCGTGCTGCGCACGCGATCGGGGGCGGTGCTGGTTGCGCCGCCGGGGGCGGGCAAGACGACGGCGGTGGCGCCCGCGCTGATCGCGGAGCCGTGGTGCACCGGCGAGATACTGCTGCTCTCGCCGCGCCGCCTCGCCGCGCGCGCGGCGGCGGAGCGGATGGCGGTGCTTGCCGGGGAGCCGGTCGGGCAAACCTACGGCTATGCCACGCGGCTCGACAGCAAGCGTTCGGCCAAAACGCGCGTGACGGTGGTGACGGAAGGCATCTTCGTCGCGCGTATCCAGAGCGATCCCGAACTGGCGGGCATTTCCGCGGTGCTGTTCGATGAGGTGCATGAGCGCAGCCTGGACGGCGATTTCGGGCTGGCGTTGGCGATCGATGCGCAGGCGGGATTGCGGCCGGACCTGCGGCTGGTGGCGATGTCCGCCACGCTCGATGGCGCGCGCTTCGCTCGCCTGCTTGGCGACGCGCCGGTGATCGAAAGCGAGGGGCGGAGCTGGCCACTCGAATTGCGCTACCTCGCGCGTGGCGGCGAGACCCGGATCGAGGATGCGGTCGCCGGCGCGGTGCGGCAGGCGCTGCGGGAGACGACGGATGGCGTGCTCGCCTTCCTGCCCGGCGTGGCCGAGATCGAGCGCACCGCCGAGCGGCTGGAGGGGGTCGCGGGTGTTACGCTCCACAAGCTTCACGGCAGTCTCGATCCCGCTGCACAGCGCGCGGCGATTCGGGCCGAGCCGGATGGCGCGCGCAAACTGGTGCTGGCCACCTCGATCGCGGAAACCAGCCTGACGCTCGACGGGATCGGCGTGGTGGTCGATTCCGGCCTCGCGCGGCGGCCGCGTTACGATCGCGCGGCGGGGATGACGCGGCTCGTCACCGAACGCGCGAGCCAGGCGGCGGTGACGCAGCGCGCCGGCCGCGCCGCGCGGCAGCGGCCGGGCGTCGCCTATCGCTTGTGGGAGGAGGCGGCGACCGCAGGCCTGCCGCGCTTCGATCCACCGGAGATATTGGAGGCGGATCTTTCCGCTCTGATCCTCGCATCGGCGATCTGGGGCGTGGCCGATCCGCGCGATCTGGCGTGGATCGATCCTCCGCCCGAAGCCGCAGTGACAGAGGCCCGCGCGCGGCTCGCGACACTGGAGGCAGTCGATGGGGACGGCCGCCCGACCGCGCATGGCCGAGCGATCGCCGCTTTGCCGATGCCGCCCCGGCTGGCGCACATGCTCGCGCGGGCCGGGGAAATGGGGCTGGGGTCTACGGCGGCGGAGGTCGCGGTGCTGCTCGGGGAGCGTGGGCTGGGCGGCAATGACGCCGATCTCGAATTGCGGCTGCGGCGCTGGCGGGGCGATCGCTCGCGCAAGGCGGAAGCTGCGCGTAACCTCGCGACGCGCTGGGCGAAACTCGTCGGCGGAAAGGGGCGGGGCGACGGAATCGCGACCTGCATCGCACTGGCTTTCCCCGATCGCGTGGCGCGGCGCCGCGATGCCTCTGGCGAGCGCTGGGCCTCGGCGGGCGGGCGCGGGTTCAAGCTCGATCCCACCTCGCCGCTGGCGCGCAACGAATGGTTGGCGGTCGCGGAGACACAGGGGATGGCGGCTGGTGCGCGCATCCTCTCCGCCGCCGCAATCGACGCGGAGGAGGTGGAAACGCTGTTCGCCGACCGGATTGAGACATGGCACACCGCCGAGTTCGATCCCGCGACCGGCGCGGTGCGTCCGCTGCGCGAACGGCGGTTGGGCGCGGTGCGGCTGTCGAGCGGGCCGGATAGCAATGCCTCGCCGGCGGCGATCGCCGATGCGCTGGTGGAGGGCGTTCGGCGGCATGGTGTCGATCTGCTGCCGTGGAGCGAGGGTGCACGGGCGCTCCGGGTGCGCGCCGATTATGCCGGCGTCGCGCTCGATGATGCGACGCTGGTTGAGCGGCTCGACGAATGGTTGCCGGCGGTCATCGAGGGAAGGCGGCGGCTCGACGCGATCCCGCCGGGCGCGCTCACCGATGCGATCCGCAATCTCTTGTCATGGGACGATCTCCAGCGGATCGAGCGTGTCGCGCCGGGGCATTTCACCAGCCCGGCCGGCAGCACGCACGCGATCGACTATGGCGCGGAGGGCGGCCCGCGCGTCGAGCTGCGCGTGCAGGCGCTGTTCGGGCTGGCTGAGCATCCGGTGGTGGGGGAGGGGCGCGTGCCGCTCGTTCTCTCGCTCACCTCGCCCGCCGGGCGACCGATCCAGACGACGCGCGATCTGCCCGGCTTCTGGGCCGGAAGCTGGGCGGCGGTGGCGAAGGAAATGCGCGGCCGCTACCCCCGCCATCCGTGGCCTGACGACCCCGCGAACGCCAATGCGACGCTTCGGACGAAAAATGCCGATGCAAGGCGCGGACATTCGAGCTAA
- a CDS encoding SDR family NAD(P)-dependent oxidoreductase, whose amino-acid sequence MRFAGKRAVVTGGASGIGRATALRLAEEGAEVWIGDVDEAGGREVAETSNGRIRFQRCDVTKAEDIRALIEAADAAGGLDVLFNNAGAGGAREHIDEIAPEDWDRTHTLLLRSVALGIRYAAPLMAKRGGGAIVNTSSVSALGSGYAPIAYSTAKAGVLHLSKVAAAELAKDAIRVNAVIPGFITTNIFVSALDLPPEKRAAANQAIGGIAAHAQPVKRAGRPEDIAAAVAYLASDDAAFVTGTHILVDGGLTIGTRQSWDPTMPGMFEALESMA is encoded by the coding sequence ATGCGCTTTGCGGGCAAGCGCGCCGTCGTGACCGGCGGCGCCTCTGGTATCGGTCGCGCGACCGCGCTGCGGCTGGCGGAAGAAGGCGCCGAGGTGTGGATCGGCGATGTCGACGAGGCCGGGGGCCGTGAAGTGGCGGAAACCTCCAACGGCCGCATTCGCTTCCAGCGCTGCGACGTGACGAAAGCGGAGGATATTCGCGCGCTGATCGAGGCGGCGGACGCGGCCGGCGGGCTGGATGTGCTGTTCAACAATGCCGGCGCGGGCGGTGCTCGCGAACATATCGACGAAATCGCGCCGGAAGATTGGGATCGCACCCACACGTTGCTGCTGCGCTCGGTCGCGCTTGGTATCCGTTATGCCGCGCCGCTGATGGCGAAGCGCGGCGGCGGGGCGATCGTCAACACCTCCAGTGTCTCCGCGCTCGGCAGCGGCTATGCCCCAATCGCTTATTCCACCGCGAAGGCCGGCGTGTTGCACCTGAGCAAGGTGGCGGCGGCGGAGCTGGCCAAGGATGCGATCCGTGTGAACGCGGTCATTCCCGGCTTCATCACCACCAATATCTTCGTCAGTGCGCTCGATCTGCCGCCGGAAAAACGCGCGGCGGCGAATCAGGCGATCGGCGGGATCGCCGCGCATGCCCAGCCGGTGAAGCGCGCCGGGCGACCGGAGGATATCGCGGCCGCAGTCGCTTATCTCGCCAGCGACGATGCGGCCTTCGTTACCGGCACGCATATATTGGTCGATGGCGGGCTGACTATCGGCACGAGGCAGAGCTGGGATCCGACGATGCCGGGCATGTTCGAAGCGCTGGAGTCGATGGCGTGA
- a CDS encoding ETC complex I subunit → MPIARIYQRPKNAMQSGKHRTDSWILEFEPAEAKQPDPLTGWAGSGDTRDQVRMSFPSSDAAVAYAEREGLAFTLIPAPARKLKLQTYADNFR, encoded by the coding sequence ATGCCTATCGCTCGCATCTACCAGCGCCCGAAAAACGCCATGCAATCGGGCAAGCACCGCACCGACAGCTGGATTCTCGAATTCGAACCGGCCGAGGCGAAACAGCCCGATCCGCTGACCGGCTGGGCCGGCAGCGGCGACACGCGCGATCAGGTGCGAATGTCGTTCCCGTCGAGCGATGCGGCGGTGGCCTATGCCGAGCGCGAGGGGCTGGCTTTCACGCTGATCCCGGCGCCGGCGCGCAAGCTCAAGCTGCAGACCTACGCCGACAATTTCCGTTGA
- a CDS encoding TPM domain-containing protein produces the protein MQRDTKRQVAVVTVKDLQGYPIEEYGNRLRRTWGVGLKDVNNGAACSSSRRTSASVTRSRSVTGWSRFLTDALSSVIINND, from the coding sequence TTGCAGCGCGATACCAAGCGACAGGTCGCCGTCGTCACCGTCAAGGATCTTCAGGGCTATCCGATCGAGGAATATGGCAACAGGCTGCGCCGCACCTGGGGCGTGGGCCTGAAGGACGTCAACAACGGCGCAGCCTGCTCGTCATCGCGCCGAACGAGCGCAAGCGTGACGCGATCGAGGTCGGTTACGGGCTGGAGCCGATTCCTGACCGATGCTCTGTCGAGCGTCATCATCAACAATGACTGA
- a CDS encoding Lrp/AsnC family transcriptional regulator: MPDELDAYERKILAILQLNTSRSNAEIAAEIGLSEAPCWRRVQRLKRDGFIRSQVSLLDRRKIGLNAQVFAQVKLTAHGRSHLAEFSDAIRGFPEVLDCFVLMGPVDFLLRIVARDIEAYERFFFDKLSRVPGVQEINSMVALSEIKSTTALPIDL, encoded by the coding sequence ATGCCAGACGAACTCGATGCCTATGAGCGCAAGATCCTCGCCATCCTGCAACTTAACACCTCACGCTCGAACGCCGAAATCGCCGCCGAGATCGGCCTGTCGGAAGCGCCATGCTGGCGACGCGTGCAACGCCTGAAACGCGACGGCTTCATCCGCAGTCAGGTCAGCCTGCTCGACCGGCGCAAGATCGGGCTCAACGCGCAGGTATTTGCGCAAGTGAAGTTGACCGCGCATGGCCGCTCCCACCTCGCCGAATTTTCCGATGCGATCCGGGGCTTCCCCGAAGTGCTGGACTGTTTCGTCCTGATGGGGCCGGTCGATTTCCTGCTGCGCATCGTCGCGCGAGACATTGAAGCCTATGAGCGGTTCTTTTTCGACAAGTTGTCGCGAGTCCCGGGAGTTCAGGAAATCAACTCGATGGTGGCGTTATCCGAAATTAAATCCACCACCGCGCTGCCGATCGATCTGTGA
- the mscL gene encoding large conductance mechanosensitive channel protein MscL, which produces MLKEFKAFIARGNVIDLAVAVIIGAAFSKIITSLTEDVLMPVIGKIFGGLDFSSYFIVLGAVPEKLQGSTDYAALKKAGVPLLGYGEFITQAVNFLIVAFIIFLIVRAVNRVMPKAEVAPPADPADVVLLREIRDELRAKRGA; this is translated from the coding sequence ATGTTAAAGGAATTCAAGGCGTTCATCGCCCGCGGCAACGTGATCGATCTCGCCGTCGCGGTGATCATCGGTGCGGCGTTCAGCAAGATCATCACCTCGCTGACCGAGGACGTGCTGATGCCGGTGATCGGCAAGATATTCGGCGGACTCGATTTCTCCAGCTATTTCATCGTGCTCGGTGCGGTGCCGGAGAAGCTGCAGGGGTCGACCGATTATGCCGCGCTGAAAAAGGCGGGCGTGCCGCTGCTCGGCTATGGTGAGTTCATCACTCAGGCGGTGAACTTCCTGATCGTCGCCTTCATCATCTTCCTGATCGTGCGCGCGGTGAACCGCGTGATGCCGAAGGCCGAAGTGGCGCCGCCGGCCGATCCGGCCGATGTGGTTCTGCTGCGCGAAATCCGCGACGAATTGCGCGCCAAGCGCGGGGCGTAA
- a CDS encoding CHAP domain-containing protein — MAAAPAAAQFWQCAPYAREISGIEIHGNANTWWSQAAGRYERGNEPRVGAVLAFKSTSRMRVGHVAMVSRVVSDREVLLTHANWSRPGRVETNVRAIDVSPNNDWSMVKVWYAPQGDLGTSNYPTSGFIYGDDAPAASHPAIDTDTRSTTAMANMTIAAAAKAPVTGGISLEQ; from the coding sequence ATGGCGGCCGCCCCTGCGGCGGCCCAGTTCTGGCAGTGCGCGCCTTACGCCCGCGAGATTTCGGGCATCGAGATTCATGGCAATGCCAACACCTGGTGGAGCCAGGCCGCCGGTCGTTACGAGCGTGGCAACGAGCCCCGCGTCGGCGCGGTGCTGGCGTTCAAATCGACCTCGCGGATGCGCGTCGGCCACGTGGCGATGGTTTCCCGCGTCGTCAGCGACCGCGAAGTGCTGCTGACCCATGCCAATTGGTCGCGCCCCGGCCGCGTCGAGACCAATGTCCGTGCGATCGATGTTTCGCCGAACAATGACTGGAGCATGGTTAAGGTGTGGTATGCGCCGCAGGGCGATCTCGGCACCTCCAATTATCCCACCAGCGGCTTCATCTATGGTGACGATGCCCCGGCGGCCTCGCATCCCGCGATCGACACCGATACGCGCAGCACCACCGCTATGGCCAATATGACGATCGCGGCGGCGGCGAAAGCGCCGGTGACGGGCGGTATTTCGCTCGAACAGTAA
- a CDS encoding MFS transporter: MGAYGFGAAAYGVKDAGFGTFLLLFYNQVVGVPAATVGFVVMIALIVDAFIDPTVGFLSDRTRSRWGRRHPWLYGAVLPIMLGWVALWNPPIGASETLILLWLFVVAVVVRSAVSAYEVPGQAMAAELSADYDERTRIMSYRYLFGWAGGLVMLVSAYVYFLAATPEYPNGLLNPAGYSGFAVAGALFMGTAILVSAIGTHREIPRLPKPEIERQSFSKNLRDIAETVKNRAFATLMLAGVCAYTGQGIIYAISNYLASFVWGFKGMTFLYYSMALFVGVGVAFVVAPRAGRHGSKPKTAAIASITAAVIGTTPYWLRLAGWFPAPGDQWMLPLVFMFAGLSTAFSVTAYILGASMLADVVEDSEARTGRRSEGVFFAGGFFVQKCTSGIGIFVTGLILAAAGFPAKAVPGQVATPTLDRLTLIFCCCYLLFYGLAAVFYSRFPFGRGEHEARLARLAAAGVLDSEPREPFA, translated from the coding sequence ATGGGGGCCTATGGCTTCGGTGCCGCTGCTTATGGGGTGAAGGACGCAGGCTTCGGCACGTTTCTGCTGCTGTTCTACAATCAGGTGGTCGGCGTGCCAGCGGCGACGGTCGGTTTCGTCGTGATGATCGCGCTGATCGTCGATGCGTTCATCGATCCGACCGTCGGCTTTCTTTCGGATCGCACCCGCAGCCGCTGGGGGCGACGACACCCATGGCTTTATGGAGCGGTGCTTCCGATCATGCTCGGCTGGGTCGCGCTTTGGAATCCGCCGATCGGCGCGAGCGAAACGCTCATCCTGCTGTGGCTGTTCGTCGTCGCCGTGGTCGTGCGCAGTGCGGTGAGCGCCTATGAGGTGCCAGGGCAGGCGATGGCTGCCGAACTGAGCGCCGATTACGACGAGCGCACGCGGATCATGTCTTATCGCTATCTGTTCGGCTGGGCCGGCGGCCTGGTGATGCTCGTTTCCGCCTATGTCTATTTCCTGGCCGCGACGCCCGAATATCCGAACGGCCTGCTCAACCCGGCGGGGTATAGCGGCTTTGCGGTGGCCGGGGCGCTTTTCATGGGGACGGCTATCCTCGTTTCGGCGATCGGCACGCATCGCGAGATTCCGCGTCTGCCCAAGCCGGAGATCGAGCGGCAATCATTTTCGAAAAACCTGCGCGATATCGCCGAGACGGTGAAGAATCGTGCCTTCGCCACACTGATGCTGGCGGGAGTCTGCGCCTATACCGGGCAGGGGATCATCTACGCGATCTCCAATTACCTCGCGAGCTTCGTATGGGGCTTTAAGGGGATGACGTTCCTTTATTACAGCATGGCGCTGTTCGTCGGCGTCGGCGTGGCCTTTGTCGTCGCGCCGCGCGCTGGTCGTCACGGGAGCAAGCCGAAGACCGCTGCCATCGCCTCGATCACCGCGGCGGTGATCGGCACGACGCCATATTGGCTGCGGCTGGCGGGCTGGTTCCCGGCGCCGGGCGACCAATGGATGCTGCCGCTGGTATTCATGTTCGCGGGGCTTTCCACCGCGTTCAGCGTCACTGCCTATATTCTTGGCGCGTCGATGCTTGCCGATGTGGTGGAGGATTCCGAGGCGCGAACCGGGCGACGATCGGAAGGGGTGTTCTTCGCCGGCGGCTTCTTCGTCCAGAAATGCACCAGCGGCATTGGGATCTTCGTGACGGGGCTGATCCTCGCCGCCGCCGGCTTCCCTGCGAAGGCGGTGCCGGGGCAGGTCGCGACACCGACACTGGATCGGCTGACCCTGATCTTCTGCTGTTGCTATCTGTTGTTCTACGGGCTGGCAGCCGTGTTCTACTCGCGCTTTCCGTTCGGACGCGGGGAGCATGAAGCGCGTCTGGCACGGCTCGCGGCGGCCGGCGTACTCGATTCGGAACCTCGCGAACCCTTTGCGTGA